From the Variovorax paradoxus genome, the window GGACAGGTCCGTCACCGCCAGGATGGATTGGATGTTCATCGGTGTTCTTTCCGCATGACGAAGCCGGCCGCCGCAGCAGCGACGTGCGGCGACAGGCAAGGAAATCAGCTGGGGAAAGCGCGGCGTGCCCGTGCGGGCGCGCTACCGCGCGGGTGGGGCCCGGCGGTCGATGAAAGGTGCTGAAGGAGGGAGAGGGAGGCTGACCGCCGGGCTCAGAGATCTGCGAGGGTCTGGTGCGACCCCGCAGTCATCCGCGCAGTGAAGACTGCGCGCGACCTGTTGCGGATGAAAGCCTGGCGTTGCATGGGTCGGAGTGTAGGAAGCCGCGGGCACCGGGGCAAACAATGGCCTCACGGTGCTTGCCGGATTGCAGGCACCGGCGCGGAATGTGGAGCGCCGAGTGCCGAGCGTCCAGCGCCGCGTGTTTCGCATCGAGGCTCAGTCGCTCGCAGGCGGCAGGCCCAGGCCGGCCTGCGCGAGCTTGCGCTCGATGTTCTGCGCGGCGAGTTGCAGGTCGCCGAGGTGCGCCGAGACGATCTCGCGCTCGCTCTTCACCGCCGGCAGCCAGGCGCAACTGAGGCAACCGACCACCGCGCCTTCGTGCCGCAACGGCACCGATACCGCGCCGAAGCGGTCGGGCGAATCGAGGCTGGTCGCGGTCGGGTCGCGCGCCACGTAGCCGAGGTCGCGTGCGTGGGCCACCATGCGGCGGATGTGCTCGGGCCGCCGCGCGCTGCGGTCGAAGTCGTTGGGCGAACGCGCGAGCGCCGCCAGGATTTCGCGCCGCTCTTCCTCGGGGCAGAACGACAGGTAGCAGCGGCCCAGCGACGACAGCAGCATCGGCGGCCGGAAGCCGAGCGCGCGGTAGTTGACGGCGAGGCCGTTGCGCGGCCGGTCGGTGTCGAGGATGAGCATCGCCGTGCCGTCGCGCACGCCGAGGTCGATGGGCCATGGCACCACGCGCTGCAGGGTGGCGCGCGCGCTGGCCGCCAGCGCCGAGAGGCGCGTACGCCATGCCACCACCGGGCCCGATTGCCCGATGGCCGAGGTGGGCACGTAGCGCCTGTCGTGCTCGCTGCGCTCGACCCAGCCCGCGTGCTGCAGCGTCTTGAGGATGCGCAGCAGCGTGGCCTTCGACAGGCCGGTCTGCCGGTGCAACTCCTGCAGGGTGACTGCGGACGAGCGCTGGATGGCCAGCATCACGTCGAGTCCGCGGCGCAGCGCGTCGATCGACTTCACGCTGTTCGCGCCGGCGGTATCGGACATGTGCTTACCCTCAATTGGTTCACTGAGTGAAACTATATCTTCTGGCTGCGCGACCGCGTTCCTACAGTCCGATCGACCTCCAACGTCGTTCCCACTGAAGGAAAAGAGCATGATGTTTCACCACCGAAACGCGGTCCGTGCGGCTGCAGGAGCCATTCTTTCGCTATGTGCCGCGACAGCGGCCCTGGCGCAGGCCTGGCCTTCGAAACCGATCACCATCGTCGTCGCGTATCCCGCGGGCGGCGACACCGATGCCATCGCGCGCACCTATGCCGAGAAGCTCTCGCAGCGCGTCGGGCAGCCGGTGCTGGTCGACAACCGGCCCGGCGCGAGCGGCATGATCGGCAACGTGTGGGTCGCGAAGGCACCTGCCGACGGCTACACGCTGCTGTTCACGCCCAGCACCTTTCCCATTGCTCAGCACGTGATGAAGGCCGGCCCCGGCGTGGCGCACGACGTGGTGAAGGACTTCACGCCCGTCGTGAAGACCGGGAACATTCCGCTGCTGCTGGTGACCGCACCGTCCACCGGCATCCAGACCGTGGCGCAGTTCGTGGCCGGTGCCAAGGCCGGCAAGACCACCACCTACGGCACGCCCGGCGCGGGTTCGCCGATGCACATCGCGGGCGAGTTGCTCAACAAGGACGCGGGCATCTCGGCCACGCATGCGCCGTACCGGGGCGTGGCGCCGGTGGTGAACGATGCGCTGGGCGGCCACATCAGCGTGGGCTGGATCACGCCCGGCGCCGTGGCCGGACACATCACCGCGGGCAAGCTCATTCCGCTCGCGGTGGCGGAGCGCCAGCGCACGCGGCTGATGCCCGGCGTGCCGACCTTCGTGGAGCTGGGCTACAAGGACGTCGACGTGAGCGCTTGGATGGGCCTGCTCGGCCCCAAGGCGATGCCGGCCGACGTGGTGCAGGCGCTCAACAGGCACTTCAACGAGATCCTGCGCATGCCCGACGTGCAGGCCAAGATGGCCGCGCTCGGCATCGAGCCCGTGGGCGGCGCGCCCGCCGTGCTGGCGCAACAGATCTCGGACGACGACCAGCGCTTCGGCAAGCTGGTGCGCGATTTCGGCATTCGTGCCGACTGAAAAACCCACAAGGAGACGAAACATGCTGAGCGAAGAAAAGAACCGCCTGCTGACCGAGGTCGGCCCCGGCAAGCCGATGGGCGACTACCTGCGCCGCTACTGGCACCCGATCGCGGGCGCGAGCGAGTTCGAGGACAAGGCAGTGAAGCCGCTGCGCATCCTGGGCGAAGACCTGGTGCTCTACAAGGACCTGAGCGGCAACTATGGCCTGGTCGACCGGCGCTGCCCGCACCGCAATGCCGACATGTCGTACGGCTACGTCGAGAAGTGCGGCCTGCGCTGCAGCTACCACGGCTGGCAGTACGACCAGGAAGGCCAGTGCATCCACCAGCCCTTCGAGGAGACGCTGGACCCGGGCGCGCGCATGCGCAGGAACACGAAGATCAAGGCCTATCCGGTGCAGGAGAAGGCCGGCCTGCTGTGGGCCTACATGGGCCCGCAGCCCGCACCGCTGCTGCCCGACTGGGAGCTGTTCAACTACAGGAACGGCTTTGCGCAGGCGGTGTTCGCGGAGATTCCGTGCAACTGGTTCCAGTGCCAGGAGAACTCCATCGACCCGGTGCACTTCGAGTGGACCCACAACAACTGGACCACGCGGCTGCAGGGCGACGAAGGGCCTTATGTGCCCACGCACCTGAAGCTGGCCTTCGAGGAGTTCGAGCACGGCTTCGTCTACAAGCGCCTGCGCGGCGGCGAGCGCGAGGACAACGTGATGTGGACCACCGGCCGCGTCACGCTGTGGCCCAACGGCTTCTTCCTGGGCCATCACTTCGAATGGCGCGTGCCCATCGACGACCACCACACGCTGAGCGTGCTGTGGGTGCTGAGCCGCCTTCCGGCCGAGCAGGAGCCCTACGTCCAGGAACGCATTCCCTCGTGGTACGGTCCCATCAAGGACCCGGTGACCAACCGTTGGATCACCAGTCACGTCGCCAACCAGGACTTCGTCGTGTGGGTGGGACAGGGTGCCATCACCGACCGCACGCGCGAGAAGCTGGGCCAGAGCGACAAGGGCATCGTGATGATGCGCCGCCGCTTCTTCGAGGAGATCGAGGCGATGCAGGCCGACCCGGCGCACGAGCCGAAAGGACTGATCCGCGACCCGGAGAAGAACCGCGACCTGTTCCTGCCGTCGGCCTGCCGCGAGGAGATGCTCAACGGCCTGCCGCGCAAGGAGCTGGCCGCGCATCCGCTGCTGGGGCCGTACCTGAAGGACTTCTTCGGACAGGCGGGGCAGCCCGACGATGTGCGCGCGGCTTACGAGAAGGCCATCGGCCAGAAGGTGCAGGGCGCGACCTTCTTCAAGGTGCACGGCGCCGGAAGCGAGGAGGCCGACGAGGTCGGAGAGGCGGCCGAGGGCGCCGCCAGGGCCTAGTGCCGGAACATCCGCAGGTCGAGTGCGCTTTCCTCGCCGAGCCACATGGCGTGCGCCGTGTGATCGGCGAAGCCGTCGCCCGTCACGCCGTGCACGAACACGTCGAGGCCATCGCGGTTGGCTTCGAGCCAGCCGATGACCTGGTCGAACTCGGCTGCGTCGAAGGCCAGCTGGCAGCTCCAGTGCGGGTGCGGGCCGACCAGCCGTTCGTGCAGGCGCCCGACCACCACCATCAGTTCCCGGCCCGCGCGCTCGCACAGGGTGCGAGCCTGCGCGAGCGTGTCGGGCGCGAAGTAGACGTGGGCGTGGTATTGGGCGTAGAGGTTTTCGGGGCGGCGCGGCATGGTGCGCTCATTGTGGCGGCAACAGGAATCGCCCGCTGTAGCGGAAGACATCGCCGAACCAGCGGTGCTGCAGCCGCATCTTCATGGTGAAGTGGTCGGGGTCGTCGGCGTCGGGGCGCTCCTCGACGTAGGCGGTGCCCAGGAACAGGCCCAGCGGCAGCGGAATGCGCAGGCCTGCGACGCGCCAGACGTAGCCGAGGTCGCGGAACACCAGCGCGCCTTGCTCGGCGCTCACGGCCAGGCGCATGCCGATGCCGAAGCGCACGTACTCGATCACTTCGGCGCCCTGGCTCGCGTCGTGTTCCATGTGCGAGCGGAAATGAAAGGGCGGCCTGCCGGGAAAGTGGAAGACGCGGTCCCAGAGGAGATGCGCGTTGTCGGGGCGGCAGCTGTAGTGCACCTCGATCGGCACGTTGCTGCCGGTGTGCGGCACCAGCGCGCCGAAGAGGCGTCCGAAGGGCATCAGCAGTGCCGCCCAGCGTGCATGCCACACCTCGCTCATCGTGCCGCGCACGCACACCTGGTCGTCGGAGAACGGTGCCATGGCGTAGTGCCGGCGGATGACGTCGCCGAGCTGTTCCCACGCGGGGCCGAGCGCCTGCTGGAAGACCGGTGTGTGCCTCATCCGGCCGCCGTGGCAACGGCCTCGCTGCGGGCCTTGTAGAAGCGCAGGATGTTCTCGGAGCCCTTGCCCAGCAATGCCTGCAGCACGCGGTCGGCGTACCAGTTGAAGCGCGTGCTCAGGCGCCACGACACGTCGATGCGCAGCTCGGTGCCGCCGTCGCGCGGGGTCAGCGTGTAGGCGGTGTCGCGCAGGTCGAAGTACTGGCCGCCGATCATCACGTGGTCGTCGAGCGAGCCGGCGGGGAACGAGTCGGGCGTGAAGCGGTACTGCCACCTGAGCAGTCGACCGGGCTGCCAGTCGGTGATGATTTCGTCGAAGCGCACGTTCTTCTGCCAATGCACTTGCCGCACGCGGCCCTCGGGCGTTTCGACCGTGACGCCCGACACGGGCATCGGCACGCCGATGCGGTAGGCCCAGGCGTCGCCGATCTCGCCGGGGCGGATGTCGCGTGCATCGTTGAGCTCGCGCCACACGCGCTCCGCGGGCGCCGCGATGAAGAGCGTGCGCGAGGTGTGCGAGAACCGGTCGGGGTTGGGCAGCTGGGGCTCGACGGCGCCGAGCACCAGCGGCAGCACTGCGAAGCCGTAGACGGCGTGCTTCGGCCAGTTGGTGATGCGGCACACGATGCCCATCGCCAGTCCGCCGACGCTGCCCATCACCGCGAACAGCGGCACGATGACGATGGCGCAGATGATCCCCTCGATGAACACCACCAGCGTGCCGATGACGAACAGGGCGGTGGCCACCCACGGCGCCCAGAGGTAGTAGCCCCAGCTGCGCCGCTCGATGCGTTCGGCCAGGTACACCGTGACCGCCCCGCACACGGCGGGCACGAAGTACACGAAGGAACCGAGCATTGCCGAGAAGCGCTGGCCCGGGCCGCCGCTGAAGACGATGCGCAGCACCAGCGCGATGGCGGCGCCCGCGAGGATCGGCCAGAACCATGCGAAGGGCATGCGGCGCGGGGGCGCTTCAAGGGTGTCGCTGGTCGCCGGCATGGCGGGATCGCCGAGCCTGCTGTCTTCTCCGGAATCGTTGTGCATCGAAATTCTTCTCCTCGTCGTTTGATTCGTTCTGTCGGCCCGGCAGGTTCAGATGGCGCGGCGCCGGGCGGTGACCATGCAGTAGTCGAAGTCGCGCCAGAACATGCCCAGCGCGAGCGCGCAGTAGCTGGCCACGATGTGCTTGCGGCGCCACGGGCTGAGCCTGCCGCGCGCCTTCCAGAGTTCGGCCAGCGTGAAGCGCGTGGCCAGCACCGGAATGTGCAGCGCGCTCGGCGCCACGCGCCAGCGCAGCGACTTCACCTCGATGTCCTCGAAGCCGCTGCGTTCCAGCGCGGCGACGAACTCGTCGCGCACCGCCAGCGTGGGCACGGCCCAGCTGTCGGCCCACAGGCGGTGCAGCCATTGCGCCACGCGGCCGGGCGTGCGCCGCAACAGGAAGCCGTCGACCACCGCGAGCCGCGCGCCGGGCTTCAGCAGGCGCGCGGCCTCGCGGATGAAGTCCGCCTTGTCGGTGCCGCTGGCATAGCAGGCGCTCTCCACGGCCCAGGCCCCGTCGGCCTGCGCCGCGGGCAGGCCGGTGCGGGTGTAGTCGGCCTCGATGTGCGCCATGCGGTCTGCAACGCCGGCGGCTGCATCGAGCCTGGCGGCGATGCGGTTCTGCACGGCGACGTTGGTCACGGTGATGGCGCAGAGCGAGGGGTCGTCGCCGACCAGGGTGCGCGCGGTGGCGCCGGCGCCGCAGCCCAGGTCGAGCACGCATCGGCGCTGTGCGGCATCGGCCGGCGCCTTGCCGAGTTGCAGCGCGCGGCCGATCGCGCGGTTCATCTCGACCAGCATGCCTTCGCGGCGCAGCGGGTTCAGGCCCGCGCGCCAGAACCCGAAGTGCATGTTGTAGCTGGGGCTCCAGGCGCTGTAGTCGGCTGCGACCTCGGTGAAGTAGTGCCGGGTGTCTTCGGCCGTGATCGGTGCGGACGAAGTGCCGGCAGCGGTGTGGGCCGCGCCTTCGTGCGGCATGCGGACATCGGGCTGAAAAACGGTGGGCATGGGGGTTCCCTCGGTTGCTTGTTCTTAGGCGTGCGGCGTTCAGAGGCGGCAGTTGCCTTGGCTGCAGGAAGGCGCCGTGCGCCCGGCCAGCCGGGTCGCGAGCCAGCGTGGAATGCGATAACGATTGCGCGCCAGCAACGCGTACGCGCGGTCGGCCAGCGGCGCGACGAGAGGCAGGTCGAGCAGCAAGCTGCCGCTCGGCAAGCCCACGGCCGTGCGGCAGATGCGGATCGCCGGCACGCCGACGAACACCAGGCCCTGCGCATCCGTCACGTGGATGGCCGCCATCAGCGCGTCGCGCGATGCCGGGCCGTCGACGAAGTCCTGCGGCGAGCAGTCGACCAGTTGCAGCCGGCCGGCCGCATCGCGCGCCTTCATGCTGCCCATCTCGGCGGAACAGATCGCGCAGCTGGCGTCGAAATAGACAGTCATCGGGTAGGTAGTGTGGGTGATGGAGGTCATGCTGTTCTTGGTTCTCGATATTTCTGTTGAAACAGAAATTGATGCGCAAAAAAAGGGGGGAAGTCAGATCATCGGAAGGCTGGCGTGGTGTGCGTCCGGGTCTTCGCCCTTGCCCGCGGGTGCCCCATCGCCGCGCACGAATCGCTGCACGCTCGCGCCCAATGTGAGCACCTTGTCGAGCGTGCCGGGCGACAGCCGCAGCATCTCGTCGGCCCAGGTGGCGAGCTTCTCCATCAGTTCCATGGTCGAGCGGATCCGGTCTTGGGCGTCGGCCGGTTCCTTCTGGAAGTCGGGGCTGGAGACCAGCTCGCGCAGCACGCGCACGGTGGGATCGAACTCGCGTTCCTTGCGCTCGCGCACCACGGTACGGAACAGCTCCCACACGTCGACACTGGTCTCGAAGTAGTCACGGCGGTCGCCCAGCGTATGGGTGATGCGCACGAGGTTCCAGGCCTGCAGTTCCTTCAGGCTGTTGCTGATGTTGGAGCGCGCCACGCCCAGCGTGTCCGACAGCTCCTCGGCGTTCATCGGTTTGCCGTGGGCGAAGAGCAGGGCGTGGATCTGCGAAACGGTGCGGTTCACGCCCCACATGGAGCCCATTTCGCCCCAGTGAAGGACGAATTTGCGTTGAATGTCGGTGAGTTCCATGGGTTGCAGTTTAGGTTTTACGAAATTTCTGTCAATAGAGAAATTAAAAACCGTGGACAACCAGGATGCATTGGAATACTGTATGAATAAACAGTAATTGCCGTTGCAAGGAAGCCGTCATGTCGTCCGTCTCGATTCCCATCCACGCCATCAAGGGCCGCGGCGCGGCCACGCGGTTGGCGCACCGTTTCACCAGCGACGAACGCAGCGCCTACGACGACGGCTGGGGCACCCTCGAGGAAGGCGCGGCCGAGGCCGCAGAACTCCAGCCCCTCGCCACCGAGGTGCGCTTCGAGGATGTGAAGTCGGCGCTCAACGGCAACGATTCGCCCGACATCTCCTTCGACCGTTCGATCAACCCGTATCGCGGCTGCGAGCATGGTTGCATCTACTGCTTTGCGCGGCCCACCCACAGCTACCTGA encodes:
- a CDS encoding helix-turn-helix domain-containing protein: MSDTAGANSVKSIDALRRGLDVMLAIQRSSAVTLQELHRQTGLSKATLLRILKTLQHAGWVERSEHDRRYVPTSAIGQSGPVVAWRTRLSALAASARATLQRVVPWPIDLGVRDGTAMLILDTDRPRNGLAVNYRALGFRPPMLLSSLGRCYLSFCPEEERREILAALARSPNDFDRSARRPEHIRRMVAHARDLGYVARDPTATSLDSPDRFGAVSVPLRHEGAVVGCLSCAWLPAVKSEREIVSAHLGDLQLAAQNIERKLAQAGLGLPPASD
- a CDS encoding Bug family tripartite tricarboxylate transporter substrate binding protein, yielding MMFHHRNAVRAAAGAILSLCAATAALAQAWPSKPITIVVAYPAGGDTDAIARTYAEKLSQRVGQPVLVDNRPGASGMIGNVWVAKAPADGYTLLFTPSTFPIAQHVMKAGPGVAHDVVKDFTPVVKTGNIPLLLVTAPSTGIQTVAQFVAGAKAGKTTTYGTPGAGSPMHIAGELLNKDAGISATHAPYRGVAPVVNDALGGHISVGWITPGAVAGHITAGKLIPLAVAERQRTRLMPGVPTFVELGYKDVDVSAWMGLLGPKAMPADVVQALNRHFNEILRMPDVQAKMAALGIEPVGGAPAVLAQQISDDDQRFGKLVRDFGIRAD
- a CDS encoding aromatic ring-hydroxylating dioxygenase subunit alpha yields the protein MLSEEKNRLLTEVGPGKPMGDYLRRYWHPIAGASEFEDKAVKPLRILGEDLVLYKDLSGNYGLVDRRCPHRNADMSYGYVEKCGLRCSYHGWQYDQEGQCIHQPFEETLDPGARMRRNTKIKAYPVQEKAGLLWAYMGPQPAPLLPDWELFNYRNGFAQAVFAEIPCNWFQCQENSIDPVHFEWTHNNWTTRLQGDEGPYVPTHLKLAFEEFEHGFVYKRLRGGEREDNVMWTTGRVTLWPNGFFLGHHFEWRVPIDDHHTLSVLWVLSRLPAEQEPYVQERIPSWYGPIKDPVTNRWITSHVANQDFVVWVGQGAITDRTREKLGQSDKGIVMMRRRFFEEIEAMQADPAHEPKGLIRDPEKNRDLFLPSACREEMLNGLPRKELAAHPLLGPYLKDFFGQAGQPDDVRAAYEKAIGQKVQGATFFKVHGAGSEEADEVGEAAEGAARA
- a CDS encoding DOPA 4,5-dioxygenase family protein — translated: MPRRPENLYAQYHAHVYFAPDTLAQARTLCERAGRELMVVVGRLHERLVGPHPHWSCQLAFDAAEFDQVIGWLEANRDGLDVFVHGVTGDGFADHTAHAMWLGEESALDLRMFRH
- a CDS encoding DUF4166 domain-containing protein; protein product: MRHTPVFQQALGPAWEQLGDVIRRHYAMAPFSDDQVCVRGTMSEVWHARWAALLMPFGRLFGALVPHTGSNVPIEVHYSCRPDNAHLLWDRVFHFPGRPPFHFRSHMEHDASQGAEVIEYVRFGIGMRLAVSAEQGALVFRDLGYVWRVAGLRIPLPLGLFLGTAYVEERPDADDPDHFTMKMRLQHRWFGDVFRYSGRFLLPPQ
- a CDS encoding SRPBCC domain-containing protein; translation: MHNDSGEDSRLGDPAMPATSDTLEAPPRRMPFAWFWPILAGAAIALVLRIVFSGGPGQRFSAMLGSFVYFVPAVCGAVTVYLAERIERRSWGYYLWAPWVATALFVIGTLVVFIEGIICAIVIVPLFAVMGSVGGLAMGIVCRITNWPKHAVYGFAVLPLVLGAVEPQLPNPDRFSHTSRTLFIAAPAERVWRELNDARDIRPGEIGDAWAYRIGVPMPVSGVTVETPEGRVRQVHWQKNVRFDEIITDWQPGRLLRWQYRFTPDSFPAGSLDDHVMIGGQYFDLRDTAYTLTPRDGGTELRIDVSWRLSTRFNWYADRVLQALLGKGSENILRFYKARSEAVATAAG
- a CDS encoding SAM-dependent methyltransferase — encoded protein: MPTVFQPDVRMPHEGAAHTAAGTSSAPITAEDTRHYFTEVAADYSAWSPSYNMHFGFWRAGLNPLRREGMLVEMNRAIGRALQLGKAPADAAQRRCVLDLGCGAGATARTLVGDDPSLCAITVTNVAVQNRIAARLDAAAGVADRMAHIEADYTRTGLPAAQADGAWAVESACYASGTDKADFIREAARLLKPGARLAVVDGFLLRRTPGRVAQWLHRLWADSWAVPTLAVRDEFVAALERSGFEDIEVKSLRWRVAPSALHIPVLATRFTLAELWKARGRLSPWRRKHIVASYCALALGMFWRDFDYCMVTARRRAI
- a CDS encoding thiol-disulfide oxidoreductase DCC family protein; translation: MTSITHTTYPMTVYFDASCAICSAEMGSMKARDAAGRLQLVDCSPQDFVDGPASRDALMAAIHVTDAQGLVFVGVPAIRICRTAVGLPSGSLLLDLPLVAPLADRAYALLARNRYRIPRWLATRLAGRTAPSCSQGNCRL
- a CDS encoding GbsR/MarR family transcriptional regulator codes for the protein MELTDIQRKFVLHWGEMGSMWGVNRTVSQIHALLFAHGKPMNAEELSDTLGVARSNISNSLKELQAWNLVRITHTLGDRRDYFETSVDVWELFRTVVRERKEREFDPTVRVLRELVSSPDFQKEPADAQDRIRSTMELMEKLATWADEMLRLSPGTLDKVLTLGASVQRFVRGDGAPAGKGEDPDAHHASLPMI